GCCTTCATGCCAACCTCGACGCCGAGCGATCCGCCGGCACCACCGCGGTTCTCGACGACGACCTGATGGCCGAGCGAGTCGGACAGTTGCTGCGCAGCGATGCGGCCGATGAAGTCGCTGCCGCCACCCGGTGCGAACGGGATGACCATGCGAAGCGGCTTGGTCGGATAGGCCTGAGCCATCGCGGCGGGCGCGAGCGCCACCGAGAAGGCAGCGAGGGAAGCGGCGGCAAGCGCGCGCTGCGGGCGCGGCAGGGTAGCTGCACGAGTGGTCATTGGAAACCTCCGATGGACGGCAAATGAAGCGGGTGATCCCTGCGCTGGGGAGCCGGGCGCTCGGGCAACAGCCCGGCGGCGGATGATACCGCGACCGCACAGGCCCGCCACGGGAAGAAACGCCCGGTTGACAGCAACACGACAAACCAACGCAACGCCTCGTCCCGCAGCTCAGGTCCCGCAGAACGTCTGGTACACCCGCCCGTCCGGCACCGCCGGCTGCGCGTACTCGTCGAGACCGTCGCGCGCTGCATACGGGTCGGCCAGCACCTCGAGCAACCGGTGCATCGGCGCGAGGTCGCCTGCCGAACCGGCGGCCAGCGCCGCCTCGACCTGGTGGTTGCGCGGGATGTAGGCCGGGTTGGCCGCGCGCATCCGTTCGAACACGGCCGGCAGTGCATCGCCCTGCCGCCCGAGCCGGGCCCGCCAGCGCGCATGCCATTGGCCGAACGCCGGGTCGTCGAAGACGGCGCCATAGGGCAGTGCGTCGACCGCCAGCGCGCGGAAGGTGTTGGTATGGTCGGCCCTGGCCAGCGTCATCCACGAAAGCAGATCGTCGCAGAGCGCCCGGTCGTCTGGCTCGCTGCCCGACAGCCCGAGCTTGCGGCCCATCATCGCGAGCCAGCCGGCTTCGAAGATGTCGGCGAGCGCATGCAGCGATGCGGTCGCGAGTTCGACCGCCTTTTCGCCGTCCGCGTCGATCGACGGCAACAGCGACTCCGCGAAACGGGCCAGGTTCCACAGCATGATGCGCGGCTGGTTGCCGAACGCATAGCGGCCCTGGTGGTCGATGGAACTGAACACGGTGGTCGGATCATGGGCGTCCATGAACGCGCACGGCCCGTAGTCGATCGTCTCGCCGGCAATGGTGACGTTGTCGGTGTTCATCACGCCGTGGATGAAGCCCACCCGCAGCCACTCGACCACCAGCGCCAGCTGCCGCTCGCCCACCGCCTGCAGCAGCGCGAGGCCGGGGCTGACTGCATCCTTCAGGTGCGGGTAGTGGCGATCGATCGCGTAGTCGACCAGTTGCGCAACCAGCGCCGGGTCGCCCTGCGCGGCCGCGTACTGGAACGTGCCCACCCGCAGGTGGCTGGCAGCGACCCGGGTCAGCACCGCGCCCGGCAGCGGACGCTCGCGATACACCGGCTGCCCGGTCGCGACCACCGCGAGCGAGCGGGTGGTCGGGATGCCGAGCGCCTGCATCGCCTCGCTGATCACGTACTCGCGCAACATCGGGCCCAGCGCGGCACGGCCGTCGCCACTGCGCGAATAGCGCGTCGGGCCGGAACCCTTGAACTGGATGTCCACGCGTCGGCCATCCGGCGCGACGTGTTCGCCGAGCACCAGCGCGCGGCCGTCCCCAAGCAGCGAGAAGCCGCCGAACTGATGGCCGGCATAGGCCTGGGCGAACGGCTCGGCGCCTTCGGGCAGGACGTTGCCGGAGAACAGGGCCGCGAGTGCGGCGTCGTCCGTGCCGGAGAAATCGAGGCCGAGGTCGCGCGCCAGGGCGTGGTTGAGCAGCACCAGCTTCGGCGCCGGTGCGGCCGTGGCGCCCTGCTTCGAATAGAAGAGGCGGGGCAGGCGGGTGTAGGTGTTGTCGAAACGCCACTGGACGACTGGCATGTTGCACGCATCCTTCCTGGACAAGGCAACACTGTACAGCGACCTCGCGGGAACCGCCTGCATGGCCTGGCGACTATCGTCCCCATTGCAAAATCCAATTTGCCCCGCGCCACCCATGCTCCCATAGTGCGTCGAGCCACCCGCGTGAAACACCAAGGAGAGAACCATGTCCGAACAGAAATGCCCGTTCGCAGGCCATACCCCCGCCAGCCCGGTCGCCGCCCCCAGCAAGAACACAAACTGGTGGCCCGGGCAGCTCGACCTGAAGGTCCTGCACCAGCACTCCGCCCTGTCCGACCCGATGGGCGAGGGTTTCGACTATGCGCAGGCCTTCAGCGGCCTCGACCTCGATGCGGTCGTGCGCGACCTGCATGCGCTGATGACCGACTCGCAGGACTGGTGGCCGGCCGACTACGGTCACTACGGCCCGTTCTTCATCCGCATGGCCTGGCACAGCGCCGGCACCTACCGCATCGCGGACGGCCGCGGCGGCGCGGGCGCCGGCGCGCAGCGCTTCGCGCCGCTGAACAGCTGGCCGGACAACGGCAATCTCGACAAGGCGCGCCGGCTGCTCTGGCCGATCAAGCAGAAGTACGGCCGCGCGCTCTCGTGGGCCGACCTGATGATCCTCGCCGGCAACGTCGCGCTCGAGTCGATGGGGTTCAGGACGTTTGGCTTCGCCGGCGGCCGTGCCGACATCTGGGAGCCGGAGGAAGACATCTACTGGGGCCCCGAGGGCAAGTGGCTGGCCGACGAGCGCTACAGCGGTGAGCGCGAACTGGCCAATCCGCTCGCCGCGGTGCAGATGGGCCTGATCTACGTGAACCCGGAAGGCCCGAACGGCAAGCCCGACCCGGTTGCCTCGGCGCGCGACATCCGCGAGACCTTCGCCCGGATGGCCATGAACGATGAAGAGACGGTGGCGCTGGTGGCCGGTGGCCACACGTTCGGCAAGTGCCATGGTGCCGCGGACCCGTCGATCCATGTCGGCCCCGAGCCGGAAGGGGCGTCCATCGAAGAGCAGGGCCTGGGCTGGAAGAACACCTTCGGCAGCGGCAAGGGCTTGCATGCGATCACCAGCGGCCTCGAGGGCGCATGGACACCCACGCCGACCACCTGGGACAACAGCTACTTCGAGACGCTGTTCGGCTTCGAGTGGGAACTCACGAAGAGCCCGGCCGGTGCGCACCAGTGGACGCCGAAGGGCGGCGCCGGTGCCGGCAGCGTGCCCGATGCGCATGACGCGTCGAAGCGACATGCACCGATGATGTCCACCGCCGACCTCGCGCTGCGCATGGACCCGGCCTACGAACGGATCTCGCGTCGGTTCCTCGCCGATCCGAAGCAGTTCGCCGACGCCTTCGCCCGCGCCTGGTTCAAGCTGACCCATCGCGACATGGGCCCGGCAACGCGCTACCTCGGCGCGCTGGCGCCGAAGGAAGAACTGATCTGGCAAGACCCGGTGCCGGCGGTCGACCATCCGCTGGTCGATGCAGCCGACGTCGCGGCGCTGAAGGCGGCGATCCTCGCATCCGGCCTGTCGATCGCGCGGCTGGTCGCGACCGCCTGGGCGTCGGCCTCAACCTTCCGAGGCAGCGACAAGCGCGGCGGCGCCAACGGCGCGCGTGTCCGGCTCGCGCCGCAGAACGGCTGGGAGGTCAACGAACCCGCGGAACTGGCGAAGGCCCTCGCGGCGCTGGAGGGCGTACAGCGCAACTTCAATGCCGCACAGGCTGGCGGCAAGCGCATCTCGATGGCCGACCTGATCGTGCTCGGAGGCTGCGCGGCGGTCGAGGCGGCGGCGAAGGCGGCTGGCCACGACATCATCGTCCCGTTCACTCCCGGCCGTACCGATGCCTCGCAGGAACGCACCGATGTCGACTCGTTCGCGCCGCTCGAGCCGGTCGCGGACGGCTTCCGCAACTACGTCCGCCAGGGCTTCGAGGCGGTGGTTGCCGAGAAGCTGGTCGACCGTGCGCAGTTGCTCACCCTCACTGCGCCCGAGATGACGGTGCTGATCGGTGGCCTGCGCGTGCTCGGCGCGAACGTCGGACAGTCCGCGCACGGGGTATTCACCCGACGGCCCGGCACGCTGACCAACGACTTCTTCGTCAACCTGCTCGACATGGGCATTGACTGGCAGAAGTCGTCGACCGCGCAGCACGTGTTCGTGGGTCGCGACCGCGCGACAGGCGAGCTGCGCTGGACAGGCACCGTTGTCGACCTGGTGTTCGGCTCGAACTCGCAATTGCGTGCACTGGCCGAGGTGCATGCCTGCAGCGATTCGCAAGCCGCGTTCGTGCGTGCTTTCGTCGCGGCCTGGTCGAAGGTGATGGAACTGGACCGCTTCGACCTCGCCTGACTGCAAAACTCAAGACCTGACCCCAGCCGGTGCAGAGGCTGGGTCAGCCGGTGGCTCAGCCGCGTCCGGCAAACGGCATCTTGGTCGCCATGATGGTCACGGTGAACAGGTTCACGTTCAGCGGCTGGTTGGCCATGTGCAGCACGGTGCGGCCGACGTCCTCGACGTCGATCATCGGCTCGGCCTTGATCTCGCCGTTGGCCTGCTTCACGCCCTTGGACATGCGCGCGGCCAGTTCGGTCATGGCGTTGCCGACATCGATCTGGCAGCAGGCGATGTCGTACTTGCGCCCGTCGAGCGCGGTGGTCCTGGTGAGGCCGGTGATGCCGTGCTTGCTCGCCGTGTAGGGTGCGGAGTCGGGCCGCGGCACGTGTGCCGAGATCGAGCCGTTGTTGATGATGCGCCCACCCATCGGCACCTGGTCCTTCATCATCCGGAACGCCTGCTGGGTGCACAGGAAAGCGCCGGTCAGGTTGGTGTTGACCACCGCCAGCCACTTCTCGACTGGCAGGTCTTCCAGCGGCACCCCGGGTGCGTTCAGGCCGGCGTTGTTGAACACCAGGTCGAGCCGGCCCCAGGCCTGCTTCACCGCGGCGAACAGTGCGGCGACCGATTCCGGCGAGGTGATGTCGGTGGGCACCGCGAGCGCACGCGCGCCGGCACCCGATTCAGCCGCCACGGCCTGCAGCACGTCGGGGCGGCGCCCGGCCAGCGCGACATGCCAGCCGTCGCGCAGCAGCGCGAGCGCCGAGGCGCGGCCGATGCCGCTGCCGGCACCGGTGACGATGGCTACCCGGGTCGATTGTCCAGCCATGTTCTCTCCCTTACTGCGGCTTGATGCCGGCGACCTTCACCAGTTTCGCCCATTTCGCCAGTTCGGCGCGCACGAATTGCTCCGCCTCGGCCTGCGAATTGCCCACCGGTTCGTTGCCGACCTTGGCCAGCGCGGCGCGCAGCTCGGCCGTGGCCAGCGCCTTCACCGTCTCGGCATGCAGCCGGGCGACGGTGTCTTTCGGCGTGGCCGAGGGCACGAACAGCCCCTGCCACAGTTCGACCTCGAAGCCGGCGAAGCCGGCCTCGATCATCGTCGGCAGGTCGGACAGCGCGGCGACGCGCTTCGCGCCGGTGGTCGCCAGCCCGACGAGGCGGCCGTCCTTGAAGAACGGGATGGCGGCTGCGATCGACGAGAACGTCATCTGCACGTTGCCGGCGATCAGGTCGGTCATCGCGGGGCCGCTGCCCTTGTACGGTACGTGGACGATGTCCTGCGCGATGCGCGACTTGAAGAACTCGCCCGCCATGTGCGGCGTGGTACCGATGCCGGCCGAGGCGAACGACAGCGTGCCCGGCTTCGCCTTGGCGATGGCGGTGAGTTCGGCGACGCTGCGTGCGCCGACCTTGGGGTTGATCGCCAGCACCAGCGGCGACGAGGTCGCGATCGTGATGGTGCGGAAATCCTTCAACACGTCGTAGGGTACCTGCGGCTGCAGGCCCTGGTTGATCACGATCGCCGGGTCCATCACCAGCAGCGTGTAGCCGTCGGCGCCGGCGCGCGCGGCGACCTCGACGCCGACGATGCCGCCCGCCCCGCCGCGGTTGTCGATCACCACCGACTGGCCGAGCTGCTCCGACAGCTTCTGCCCGAGGGTGCGGCCGACATAGTCGACCACGCCGCCCGGGGCGTAGGGCACGACGATGCGCAGGCTCTTGGACGGGAACGGCTGGGCGCCGGCCGGCAGTGCCGCCAGCGCGAGGGCCGGCAGCAGCGCCGCGACCATCGGCACGGGGCATCGGAAGGGTCGGATCTCGAACGGCATCGGAGCGCTCCTGAGTCGGGTGTCAGAGGCCGCCGATCGTACGCGAGAAGGGTCTTCCTGTTGCACCGGGGTGGCCGGGGCTCAGGGCGCAAGCGGCGCCCGGAGCCGGGCCACCTGCTTGGCGAGCGCGAACAGCCGCGCATCCTGCACGCCGTTGGTGCGCAGGCAGTCGACCGTCTGGAACAGGTAGTCGGCCGCCGAGCCGAGCCGCCCGCGTGCATGCGCGAGCACCTGCACCACCTCGTCGGCCGGCAGCTTGCCCGCGTACTGCCAGCCCTTGCGGTTGACCACGAACGCGAGCGAGCGCACCGGCTGGCCGCGCACGACCGCATTCACCCAGCGCGCCTGGTAGGCACCCATCACCATCTCGCGCCGCCAGATCAGCGTGAGTTCGGTGCGCAGCAGGTGCGCCGGGATGCGGAACGCGAAGCCGTGGCAGCGGCCGCCGTGTTCGAGCGCGAGCATCAGCCCCGGCCGGTCGGGTGACCCGCGGCCCATCCGCGACCAGAGGCAGAAGCGACGGTGCAACCCGTGCACCAGCGCGGGGTGCCGTTCCTCGAAGTGGAACAGCGGGTTCCAGATCAGGGACCCGTAGGCGAACAGCCACAGGTCTCGGCCTTCGCCGACCGCCTCGAGCACGCAGTCGAGCGAAGCGTCGAACGCCTGCTGCGGCACGATCGGCAGTTCGGGATGGAACTGTTCGTACTGCCTGCGCAGCAGGTCGGCTTCGAGGTCGGCGCGGGAAAGAGCCATGGCAGTCATCCTAACGCGCGCACCCGGCCGGCTGTTGACCGATCGAGGGCCCGTGCGGGTACGATCAACGTCCCGACATGGAGGAGACACCGATGGACCTGACGCTCTGCTACGCCCCGATGGCCTGCTCGCTGGTGGCCTACGTGAACCTGACCGAGGCCGGTGCGCCGTTCACGGTGCGCACGGTCAACACCGGCGCCAGGGAGCAGAAGAGCGCCGAGTACCTCGCGGTGAACCCCAAGGGCAAGGTCCCGGTGCTGCTGGTCGACGGCTACCCGCTGACCGAGAACGTGGCGATCCAGCAGTTCATCGCGCGCAGCTTCCCGGCGGCGAAACTGCTGCCGGCGGGCTTCGACGAGTTCAAGGCAATCTCGCTGATGTCATGGTTCACCTCGACCATCCATCCGCACCTGACGCCGAACGCCCGACCCGAGAACTACTGCGACATGCCGGAGGCCTTCGATGGCGTGAAGCGGGTCGCGCAGAAGCTGCTGTTCGAGGACCTGAAGATCGCCGAAGGCCTGCTCGAGGGGCGCGAATGGTTCTTCGACCACTTCACCGCGGTGGATTCGTATTTCTTCTGGTGCTTTCGCCGCGCAACCCAGTTCAAGCTGGACCTGTCCGCCTTCCCGAACTGCCTGGCGCACATGGCGCGCATGCGCGAGCGGCCCAGCGTGCAGAAGGTCGAGGCCTACGAGAAGGACGTCGTGGCGCAGTTCGCCAGGGCGGCCTGACCGGCACGCTCGCCGATGCTGGCGCCGATGCTGGGGTCTGACCCTGGGGTCAGACCCCAGGGTCAGACCCCAGGGTCGCCTGGCGGACGCGGCGGTGCGCCGGGGCGCTCCTCTTCCCGCGGCAAGAGACCGTAGGGCGCGACCAGCGCCCAGAGGTGGGCCGGCACCATGTGCCGCAGGCGCCTGGGCCGCTCGCGGCGCAGGTGGACCACCGATTCGAGCGCCTTCATCTCGACCCGGGTGCGCGCGAACTCCAGCCCGCGCGGGCCGATCCGCGGCATCAGGAAGTTCACGATCGGACGCAGCCAGCCAGGCATCTGGCGCAGCGGCAGGCCGCCGGCGGCGCGCTCGACGTTGGCCAGGAAGCCCTTCACCGGGCCCTGCCGCTTGCCGGCGGAACCGGGGGCTGCGGTTCGTACGTCGTCGCCGAGCAGCCCGAGCAGTTCCTCGCCGCGCTCGTTGCGCACCAGCAACCACTGCTCGCCCTGCCCGCCCATGTAGCCGACGGTGATGTCGGCCAGCACGTTGGTGTAGTCGACGCAGGTGCGGCAGGTCAGCGGGAAGAAGTCCGGCGGCAGCTTCGAGATCGGCAGGTCGAGGAAAGGGATCAGCTTCGTGCGCCCGTCGGTGAAGCGCAGCTCGACCCGGTAGTCGGCGCGGAACTCGAGGTAGGTGATGGTCGACGGATCGTCGGCCAGAAGGTCGAGAAACGCATGGAAGTTGTCGGTCGTGGTGTTGTCCGAGCACGGCGTGCCGATCACGTAGAGGCGCTCGAAACCCAGTTCCTTCTCGAGCGCACGCAGCGCGTACACCTGGCAGGGAATACCGATCACCGCAAGGCGCCGGTGGCCGGCCGCCAGGGCAGGCTCGAGCAGCGAGAGCAGCGGCGCATAGCCCATCCGCATGCCGCGGCAGGCGGCCATGTCGGCGGCCGAGGTGACCAGCACTGGCACCGGGCGCCAGCGGTCGTCCGGGTCGGGAGCCATGGTAAGCACCGCATCGACCAGCCCGCGCGCGAGCAGCCGCTCGGCGATGCCGGTGGTGATACCGGTCCACTGTGCCCCGGGCGTGGGCTGCTTCATCGATGCGCGCAGCATGCGGCGGAACGGTCCGAAGTACAATTCGTCGACCCGCGCCGGATCGCGGCTGCGCCCGTGCACCTGCGCCTCCAGCGCGGGATAGTCGGGCCGGATGAACTGGCAGGCGCGGCCGCAGCGCTTCGGGTCGGACGAGCGCGAGATGCCGCAGTCGGTGCAGAGGTCGCGTGCGGGTGCGGGCGACGGCCCGGGTACAGCTGCCCGCGCTTCGGGTGAGGGCATCGGCGGTATATCCAAGGTGATCTGGATTCTACCCGCGGGCCGGCACTGCGCTAAGCTTCGTGCACGGAGCGGCTGTCGAACGGCCCGACGCAACCACGCGATCGGCCGCAGGACGCTTCGGGCACGGAGGAGCGAGGATGTCCACAGGTTCCGGTCTGGTCACGGTCAGGGTCCGCCCCCGTTCATGGCATGGCTGCGCAGGATTCGCTGCGGGCGCCGCTGCGCTTGCCGCAGGGCCATGGTCGATGGCGGCGCTGGCCGCCTATCCCGACAAGCCGGTGCGGATCGTGATCCCGTCGCCACCGGGGGGCGGTACCGACACCTCGACCCGCATCCTGGGACCAAGGATGTCCGACCTGCTGGGGCAGCCGTTCGTGCTCGAGAACCGTCCGGGCGCCAGCGGAAACATCGGCGCGGAAGTGGTCGCGCGAGCCACGCCGGACGGCTACACACTGTTGGCCGCGATCGCATCGCACACCAGCAATCCCGCGATGATGAAGACATCGTATGACCTCGCGCGCGATTTCGCACC
The window above is part of the Rhodocyclaceae bacterium genome. Proteins encoded here:
- a CDS encoding YdiU family protein — protein: MPVVQWRFDNTYTRLPRLFYSKQGATAAPAPKLVLLNHALARDLGLDFSGTDDAALAALFSGNVLPEGAEPFAQAYAGHQFGGFSLLGDGRALVLGEHVAPDGRRVDIQFKGSGPTRYSRSGDGRAALGPMLREYVISEAMQALGIPTTRSLAVVATGQPVYRERPLPGAVLTRVAASHLRVGTFQYAAAQGDPALVAQLVDYAIDRHYPHLKDAVSPGLALLQAVGERQLALVVEWLRVGFIHGVMNTDNVTIAGETIDYGPCAFMDAHDPTTVFSSIDHQGRYAFGNQPRIMLWNLARFAESLLPSIDADGEKAVELATASLHALADIFEAGWLAMMGRKLGLSGSEPDDRALCDDLLSWMTLARADHTNTFRALAVDALPYGAVFDDPAFGQWHARWRARLGRQGDALPAVFERMRAANPAYIPRNHQVEAALAAGSAGDLAPMHRLLEVLADPYAARDGLDEYAQPAVPDGRVYQTFCGT
- the katG gene encoding catalase/peroxidase HPI, encoding MSEQKCPFAGHTPASPVAAPSKNTNWWPGQLDLKVLHQHSALSDPMGEGFDYAQAFSGLDLDAVVRDLHALMTDSQDWWPADYGHYGPFFIRMAWHSAGTYRIADGRGGAGAGAQRFAPLNSWPDNGNLDKARRLLWPIKQKYGRALSWADLMILAGNVALESMGFRTFGFAGGRADIWEPEEDIYWGPEGKWLADERYSGERELANPLAAVQMGLIYVNPEGPNGKPDPVASARDIRETFARMAMNDEETVALVAGGHTFGKCHGAADPSIHVGPEPEGASIEEQGLGWKNTFGSGKGLHAITSGLEGAWTPTPTTWDNSYFETLFGFEWELTKSPAGAHQWTPKGGAGAGSVPDAHDASKRHAPMMSTADLALRMDPAYERISRRFLADPKQFADAFARAWFKLTHRDMGPATRYLGALAPKEELIWQDPVPAVDHPLVDAADVAALKAAILASGLSIARLVATAWASASTFRGSDKRGGANGARVRLAPQNGWEVNEPAELAKALAALEGVQRNFNAAQAGGKRISMADLIVLGGCAAVEAAAKAAGHDIIVPFTPGRTDASQERTDVDSFAPLEPVADGFRNYVRQGFEAVVAEKLVDRAQLLTLTAPEMTVLIGGLRVLGANVGQSAHGVFTRRPGTLTNDFFVNLLDMGIDWQKSSTAQHVFVGRDRATGELRWTGTVVDLVFGSNSQLRALAEVHACSDSQAAFVRAFVAAWSKVMELDRFDLA
- a CDS encoding SDR family oxidoreductase, yielding MAGQSTRVAIVTGAGSGIGRASALALLRDGWHVALAGRRPDVLQAVAAESGAGARALAVPTDITSPESVAALFAAVKQAWGRLDLVFNNAGLNAPGVPLEDLPVEKWLAVVNTNLTGAFLCTQQAFRMMKDQVPMGGRIINNGSISAHVPRPDSAPYTASKHGITGLTRTTALDGRKYDIACCQIDVGNAMTELAARMSKGVKQANGEIKAEPMIDVEDVGRTVLHMANQPLNVNLFTVTIMATKMPFAGRG
- a CDS encoding tripartite tricarboxylate transporter substrate binding protein, giving the protein MPFEIRPFRCPVPMVAALLPALALAALPAGAQPFPSKSLRIVVPYAPGGVVDYVGRTLGQKLSEQLGQSVVIDNRGGAGGIVGVEVAARAGADGYTLLVMDPAIVINQGLQPQVPYDVLKDFRTITIATSSPLVLAINPKVGARSVAELTAIAKAKPGTLSFASAGIGTTPHMAGEFFKSRIAQDIVHVPYKGSGPAMTDLIAGNVQMTFSSIAAAIPFFKDGRLVGLATTGAKRVAALSDLPTMIEAGFAGFEVELWQGLFVPSATPKDTVARLHAETVKALATAELRAALAKVGNEPVGNSQAEAEQFVRAELAKWAKLVKVAGIKPQ
- a CDS encoding gamma-glutamylcyclotransferase; this translates as MALSRADLEADLLRRQYEQFHPELPIVPQQAFDASLDCVLEAVGEGRDLWLFAYGSLIWNPLFHFEERHPALVHGLHRRFCLWSRMGRGSPDRPGLMLALEHGGRCHGFAFRIPAHLLRTELTLIWRREMVMGAYQARWVNAVVRGQPVRSLAFVVNRKGWQYAGKLPADEVVQVLAHARGRLGSAADYLFQTVDCLRTNGVQDARLFALAKQVARLRAPLAP
- a CDS encoding glutathione S-transferase N-terminal domain-containing protein; its protein translation is MDLTLCYAPMACSLVAYVNLTEAGAPFTVRTVNTGAREQKSAEYLAVNPKGKVPVLLVDGYPLTENVAIQQFIARSFPAAKLLPAGFDEFKAISLMSWFTSTIHPHLTPNARPENYCDMPEAFDGVKRVAQKLLFEDLKIAEGLLEGREWFFDHFTAVDSYFFWCFRRATQFKLDLSAFPNCLAHMARMRERPSVQKVEAYEKDVVAQFARAA
- a CDS encoding Coenzyme F420 hydrogenase/dehydrogenase, beta subunit C-terminal domain, producing the protein MPSPEARAAVPGPSPAPARDLCTDCGISRSSDPKRCGRACQFIRPDYPALEAQVHGRSRDPARVDELYFGPFRRMLRASMKQPTPGAQWTGITTGIAERLLARGLVDAVLTMAPDPDDRWRPVPVLVTSAADMAACRGMRMGYAPLLSLLEPALAAGHRRLAVIGIPCQVYALRALEKELGFERLYVIGTPCSDNTTTDNFHAFLDLLADDPSTITYLEFRADYRVELRFTDGRTKLIPFLDLPISKLPPDFFPLTCRTCVDYTNVLADITVGYMGGQGEQWLLVRNERGEELLGLLGDDVRTAAPGSAGKRQGPVKGFLANVERAAGGLPLRQMPGWLRPIVNFLMPRIGPRGLEFARTRVEMKALESVVHLRRERPRRLRHMVPAHLWALVAPYGLLPREEERPGAPPRPPGDPGV